One genomic segment of Plasmodium vivax chromosome 9, whole genome shotgun sequence includes these proteins:
- a CDS encoding hypothetical protein (encoded by transcript PVX_092940A), giving the protein MVATVSHFTNYEFTMDEPVKDTVIRDAKSIYKKILHICFHQYDDDNTVKKCNAYLEEQLERSTFVHFFLCPFVSLLSIFVCNFITLF; this is encoded by the exons ATGGTGGCAACAG tttcaCATTTTACGAATTATGAGTTCACCATGGATGAGCCCGTTAAGGACACAGTg ATACGAGACGCGAAAAGTATCTACAAGAAGATATTGCACATCTGCTTTCACCAGTACGATGACGATAACACCGTAAAGAAATGTAATGCTTATTTGGAAGAGCAGTTGGAGAGAAGtacatttgtgcatttttttttatgtccatTTGTGTCACTTTTGAGCATCTTCGTGTgcaattttattactttattttaa
- a CDS encoding hypothetical protein, conserved (encoded by transcript PVX_092935A) — translation MNCEDEKEKINNSVTAYTGEKRSEKKLPFFNGFDDFKIDYSFYRKKKPSCGAIKNPPNDGDDRSWDDRSSDESKDDLKKLIQIINHNYIDKHFYFKKLSIRDLYKIFVYSNFLTKSLILYPSLIPHFEGIIEKVKKIKNEPTFPGVQDDHFVFPPLDSTPSGGRRIGASSSIHSAAFASGPVKGERNGGKHAAQNGEKTALQHAAQTAHKKALLLDAKSRSSFIPAEENDSGKDANAGGSHPYRTRNNHKGEPTLAGNTNRDKINNGSSEIDDADKTFPNCNYNGEVIGQKKNTDFFPYEGPPNYAPKNVEVKNVPHNSKVSVKTPYAIHNSQRKNANCEYDRSDANNAISRDNPSVSIPSADKNVRVFKNINEYDIIELKISASFNNKYICRYIGIHSGMTLYNIHRCICICLGVKKEDTDNYLHVFILNNGNIYGSGKKCSVSIIRKIQINTDRHITFKHIVKTPLYLYKAKDASKNHFCNDFPVNCANTFDEKACANGESQYGGESNPNEVMHSENESSQNGGGPNESSQNGGGPNESSPNSSDQRVGDANLIAISNFGKSSNGQTFVESNELPNYDMLSSADRVPQMNHCNVSVPPLGTTSKVNKFANLTTPSSSFYTHLGSNTSYNLSDNVSNNGRGNCGEGLNRAVCNRTIRFNHDGQLSATAVGEYLRKNGGANGGSTNRSCPYDPSENNVNLRSFPIQGENIKMSESSNSFHLGGPSNCPHLNEFHSDLELQKDGQKISGNDDRGVKGPPSSENDAGEDAHEMEDAAAEDDYKRVTCEKGQLRKNWHDQNGSHVHCKNDGPFRSNESTHGDATPRDATHADEHPLNKPSGEAHKVLSPNTGRDTCHLYMNSQEENPSRLFNTISSDGSPYKHAMSAIPPAKSDHPFHAGNNYTFSAQQNDTHSYHPNGMKTAEQHEFANEDLQSNCPYSVDLSPQISAHVKFNPARGMRSVDQKNGPQSGEQNGAKNATHSEHIMDDADYPPIGSNCRGDGPSSPFFFPTSALPDLPYSLNGLNTPNYFFYKHGNELTVHGKNSPTTCSYNAPMHNQENHIEYQNLMSNTFLERDFPHVSSPNWCIPSDHFPPSNNTAYANGSMASSYMDNSFAAAPLDSTFNPQQESSYWGDSKYEAVNSSESSKNKDHLEILEQKQHNDVADCCAATHAGGNAMRNTPPNSGRGVTENYPPWGNSNSTSVTHLRTHLNRKMENQENHPELPKGTNENLGKEPLQNCLEKSTVKRHPSGRTDEEEPNGTNESAAKECISGKDAHNEKQPLEEGKSYKGVQCGITPKCSKNENDTQRSEDQVTLRENVGTNRATHHNDAEECKKGQPKEQTQKMKNSHLVEGTKNGDTQKGSEPSEEIIHSDREGEASDFSNSDYAGGEKPSGTLNTHSMDDENAKGGVKPNPVNCNKICERKLGDAAHTQVIHQEINTKGNLLQMENAHICNISNAHDDATNGTLVRTEQNGGSNFYNTFNDAERGKNGHKSLQQVGCSHTGTAHPQKKERNEQAYAYLQNGEYTSPGTHLLCEQNGSDFPPTGSVQSEKIKKGSTYEHTHEGETDMQGNAEVLQTPTANPTNRELHRFGKINGENAPPCGDAPTFGDTLPCGDAPSRRRTTEEPILSREKIESKEQHKHSTVNKKENYERDIKQGIQIIPRNDHFHEDDEGSHFFTLEQREGIPPNGLTETEQLILEYHPHLNEELNSEEDSPPLNEQSTYLQHIQKMVLISPHESSDRVTTNMSGGPMHTSHFSQFERENQSNLFLHQNAKGDCKQWEQRLYKEHFYTNGKMNYLEGNTTPCCSNPPRDAGNAIPNELTNNIHQTNLLADYNSYSKCTNEMVNKNQCSLNVENKSGAYLKTSLHFKKDLSNTTCMQVANGENDHGNSDHNPYYMSMLPMSNQNGVDFFSPGKHYAKSGSLHTTSNTLMTVDTAVDTTDCMQGSPHGEQRAGQRGIQQGNPPNSPSAAENATYFPHFNTPERVNQNYQHSYYHIAPSEKELPEQPPFYAGSNTMHNEETDQTNFTPSLCEGQKEKILQKSNFEAAKSRQRQNSRVAPNQQYIIGGDGEIRHNDQRVFPNPASDMPSPPASIIGEGINCSAPPAMHTSPTNYTNCEYEFSVQRNLQYDHHNLCGTHKQSYHPPYSQSDNPINSYNDYPCDASTYMMNSNANDYSSTFSVGSLRNADNNVLREDSYYGSVSQGGYLNINEAGMHNAAVGTFTHMDEMSQRGCATTNEMASNNCVQSIPHEEGINLRDLRDDQVTLGDCLNSAHAKGGNEVGAEQKERGSEMGSAKGSEKGSEKGSEKGSQKGSQRSSEQSEGGSEQSERTFEENKSSFSMLYLFGKVKFNISIIDIIHNKTNSHDLLWVPRCCNGSYGTFLKNNYLNASEIDKHVPEEHIDIDCINLKLMETRFSKNVASSRTTKRKRMIDIDKTVLHFYKEHISEFFNNKNKIIRLTKKLCKYKKKRKYNSSDNGKGAGKGPSKGASKGASKGASKGASKGTLKSSGKGDEDINAHPYETRKCVSTKTASKTKYKGKKKLSRQASLGEDAGVDPSVDGENGAERSEEDDAMCASLNDAPNEVDHSHLNGPPNEADAYAQSYAPNYADDQAHPTYYHPPRDDNRDYYHCHTPNELGVNQMHAANAGEHNYLFNERVNRNANKMAMQNELLPNEQPFNDPFVNNMLGDMSTRNLSRNNFFPNVMYPHFSEHNDVPSAHHQHNQPHHNQLQLQHQHNQLQHHHHHEGGSYPDLREEGPPNGGTLGNLPPTGYYHQPTTPYFFNSNPNAFKANFANTANKRKGKNQPKSQMSSFNGNNADTKTALNLSQILEGNNNFINISNTFINTKFAKELHQTNDLLVNQNNFDLNVMSGGLNANQFTP, via the exons ATGAACTGTGaagacgaaaaggaaaaaattaacaactcTGTGACGGCTTACACGGGCGAAAagaggagcgaaaaaaagcTGCCCTTTTTCAACGGATTTGATGACTTCAAAATTGACTATTCCTtctatagaaaaaaaaagccctCTTGTGGTGCGATAAAAAATCCGCCAAACGATGGGGATGATCGCAGTTGGGATGACCGCAGCTCGGATGAGAGCAAAGAcgatttgaaaaagttgATTCAAATTATAAACCACAACTACATCGACaagcatttttattttaaaaaattaagcatcCGCGATTTGTACAAAATATTTGTCtactcaaattttttaaccaaGTCATTAATTTTGTACCCTTCTCTGATTCCTCACTTTGAAGGCATTATTgagaaagtgaaaaaaataaaaaacgaaccCACCTTTCCAGGGGTGCAGGATGACCATTTTGTCTTTCCTCCCCTCGACTCAACCCCAAGCGGGGGTCGTCGGATTGGCGCGAGCAGCTCCATTCATAGTGCCGCCTTTGCCAGTGGCCCAGTTAAGGGTGAAAgaaatggggggaaacatgctgcacaaaatggggaaaaaactgcTTTGCAACATGCCGCACAAACCGCGCACAAGAAAGCCCTCCTTCTGGACGCCAAGTCAAGGAGCAGCTTCATACCTGCTGAAGAAAACGACAGCGGGAAAGACGCGAACGCAGGGGGAAGCCACCCGTATCGAACAAGGAATAACCACAAAGGGGAACCTACCCTCGCGGGCAACACAAACAGggataaaataaacaatgGGTCCTCCGAAATTGACGATGCAGATAAAACGTTCCCCAATTGTAATTACAACGGAGAAGTAATAGGgcagaagaaaaacacaGACTTTTTTCCATATGAGGGACCACCCAATTATGCCCCTAAAAATGTAGaggtaaaaaatgttccccACAACTCTAAAGTGAGCGTGAAAACCCCCTATGCTATTCATAATAGCCAAAGGAAAAATGCCAACTGCGAGTACGATCGGAGTGATGCAAATAATGCCATAAGTAGAGACAACCCTAGCGTGTCCATCCCATCAGCGGACAAAAATGTTcgtgtttttaaaaacataaatgaatatgaCATAATCGAGCTCAAAATAAGCGCTTCTTTCAACAACAAATATATCTGCCGCTATATAG gcATCCACAGCGGAATGACGCTATACAACATACACAGATGCATCTGCATATGCCTGGGAGtcaaaaaggaagacacGGACAACTACCTTCACGTTTTCATACTAAACAATGGTAACATTTAcgggagcggcaaaaaatGCAGCGTTAGCATCATCAGGAAAATTCAAATAAACACCGATCGACACATCACCTTCAAGCATATCGTCAAGACCCCGCTGTATCTCTACAAGGCAAAGGACGCAAGTAAAAACCACTTTTGCAACGATTTTCCCGTCAACTGCGCAAACACGTTCGATGAGAAGGCATGCGCGAATGGGGAAAGTCAGTACGGCGGGGAGAGCAACCCGAACGAGGTGATGCACAGCGAAAATGAGAGCAGCCAGAATGGGGGTGGCCCGAATGAGAGCAGTCAGAATGGGGGTGGCCCGAATGAGAGCAGCCCAAACAGCAGTGACCAACGCGTAGGTGACGCCAATTTAATAGCCATTTCAAACTTTGGGAAGTCCAGCAACGGCCAAACGTTTGTAGAATCAAATGAACTGCCTAACTATGATATGCTGAGCAGCGCGGACAGGGTCCCACAGATGAACCATTGCAATGTTAGTGTACCCCCATTAGGCACCACTAGTAAGGTAAATAAGTTTGCCAATTTAACCACCCCCTCCAGCAGCTTCTACACTCACTTGGGTAGCAACACATCTTACAACCTTAGCGATAATGTTAGCAATAACGGAAGGGGTAACTGCGGTGAGGGTCTGAACAGGGCGGTGTGCAACAGGACCATTCGCTTTAACCACGATGGCCAACTAAGTGCAACAGCTGTGGGGGAATATCTGCGTAAAAACGGAGGCGCCAATGGAGGCAGCACAAATCGCAGCTGCCCCTACGACCCAAGCGAAAACAACGTCAACTTAAGGAGCTTCCCCATTCAGGGTgaaaatatcaaaatgaGCGAATCTTCAAATAGCTTCCACTTGGGCGGACCTTCAAACTGCCCCCACTTGAACGAATTCCACTCCGACTTGGAACTACAAAAAGATGGCCAAAAAATAAGCGGCAATGACGACCGCGGTGTGAAGGGTCCACCCTCGAGTGAGAACGACGCAGGAGAGGATGCCCACGAAATGGAGGACGCCGCTGCTGAAGATGACTACAAAAGGGTAACGTGCGAAAAGGGACAACTTCGCAAAAATTGGCACGACCAAAATGGAAGCCATGTCCactgcaaaaatgatggCCCTTTCCGAAGTAACGAATCCACCCATGGTGACGCGACTCCTCGTGACGCTACCCATGCTGATGAGCACCCCCTGAACAAGCCAAGCGGAGAAGCTCACAAAGTGTTATCTCCAAACACTGGTAGAGACACCTGTCACCTTTACATGAATAGTCAGGAAGAAAATCCGAGCCGCTTGTTTAACACCATTTCGAGTGATGGCAGCCCCTACAAGCACGCCATGTCTGCCATCCCACCTGCAAAAAGTGATCACCCTTTCCACGCCGGCAATAATTACACATTCAGCGCACAGCAGAATGATACCCACAGCTACCATCCTAATGGAATGAAAACAGCTGAACAACATGAATTTGCAAATGAGGACCTGCAGTCAAATTGTCCCTATTCTGTAGATTTGTCCCCCCAGATTAGCGCCCATGTGAAGTTCAACCCTGCACGTGGCATGCGCAGTGTGgatcaaaaaaatgggcctCAAAGTGgagaacaaaatggggcaaaaaatgctACACACAGTGAACACATCATGGACGATGCAGACTACCCACCAATTGGAAGCAACTGCCGAGGTGATGGCCCTTCgagcccctttttctttcccacgAGTGCCCTCCCGGACCTTCCCTACAGCCTAAACGGGCTAAATACGccaaattatttcttttacaaGCACGGAAATGAACTCACTGTGCATGGTAAGAATTCGCCCACCACCTGCAGCTACAATGCCCCCATGCACAATCAAGAGAACCACATAGAGTATCAAAATTTGATGAGCAATACTTTTCTTGAGAGAGACTTCCCCCATGTTAGCAGCCCCAATTGGTGCATCCCATCTgatcatttccccccctcaaATAATACCGCTTATGCGAATGGATCCATGGCGAGCTCCTACATGGACAACTCATTTGCAGCTGCTCCACTTGATAGCACTTTCAATCCCCAGCAGGAGAGCAGCTACTGGGGGGATTCGAAATACGAAGCGGTTAATTCATCTGAGAgcagcaaaaataaagaccACTTAGAAATATTGGAACAAAAACAACATAACGACGTTGCTGACTGTTGTGCTGCCACACACGCAGGGGGTAACGCCATGAGAAACACACCACCAAATAGCGGTAGAGGCGTAACTGAAAATTATCCCCCCTGGGGAAATAGCAATTCCACATCTGTGACGCATCTAAGAACCCATttgaacagaaaaatggagaaTCAAGAGAATCATCCTGAGCTcccaaaaggaacaaatgaaaaCTTGGGGAAAGAACCACTACAAAATTGTCTTGAAAAGAGCACAGTGAAACGTCACCCAAGTGGGAGAACCGATGAGGAAGAACCGAATGGAACAAACGAAAGTGCCGCTAAAGAGTGCATAAGCGGGAAAGACGCACATAACGAAAAACAACCTTTGGAAGAGGGCAAAAGCTACAAAGGCGTACAATGTGGAATCACCCCCAaatgtagcaaaaatgagaatgATACACAACGGAGTGAAGACCAAGTGACTCTTAGGGAAAACGTCGGAACGAACCGCGCAACACACCACAACGACGCAgaggaatgtaaaaaaggcCAACCAAAGGAGCAGACccagaaaatgaaaaatagcCACCTCGtcgaaggaacaaaaaacgGAGatacgcaaaaggggagtgaACCCTCCGAAGAAATTATCCACAGCGATcgcgaaggagaagcaagCGATTTTAGCAACAGCGActacgcggggggggaaaaaccaaGCGGCACCCTCAATACTCACAGCATGGATGACGAAAATGCCAAGGGGGGCGTAAAACCCAACCCTGTAAATTGCAACAAAATATGTGAAAGAAAATTGGGAGATGCTGCACACACCCAAGTGATCCACCAGGAGATCAACACGAAGGGGAATCTtctccaaatggaaaatgcaCACATCTGCAACATTTCAAACGCACACGATGATGCTACGAATGGCACCCTCGTTAGAACAGAACAAAACGGAGGTTCCAATTTTTACAACACTTTTAACGATGCTGAACGGGGAAAGAATGGACACAAATCACTTCAACAGGTTGGGTGCAGCCATACAGGAACAGCTCACCCCcagaaaaaagagagaaacgAACAGGCTTAtgcatatttacaaaatggagagtACACTTCACCTGGTACCCACCTTTTGtgtgaacaaaatggaagcgatttcccccccaccggATCAGttcaaagtgaaaaaataaaaaaaggctcCACATATGAACACACTCATGAGGGGGAAACAGACATGCAAGGGAATGCGGAAGTGCTTCAAACACCCACTGCAAATCCAACCAACAGGGAACTACACCGTTTTGGCAAGATAAATGGGGAGAACGCCCCACCGTGTGGAGACGCACCAACGTTTGGAGATACCCTTCCCTGTGGAGACGCACCAAGCCGAAGAAGAACCACAGAGGAACCCATTTTAAGCCGCGAAAAAATCGAATCAAAGGAGCAACACAAACATTCGACAgttaacaaaaaggagaattaCGAAAGAGACATAAAACAAGGCATTCAGATAATTCCCAGAAACGACCATTTTCACGAAGACGATGaaggtagccatttttttacacttgaGCAAAGGGAAGGCATTCCCCCAAACGGCCTCACCGAAACGGAGCAGCTCATTCTAGAGTATCATCCCCACCTAAATGAAGAACTCAATAGTGAAGAAGATTCCCCTCCCCTGAACGAGCAGAGTACCTACTTGCAGCATATACAGAAGATGGTTCTAATTAGTCCACACGAAAGCAGCGATCGTGTTACCACCAACATGTCCGGTGGACCCATGCACACAAGTCATTTTAGCCAATTCGAAAGAGAAAACCAGTCCAATTTGTTCCTCCAccaaaatgcaaaaggggattGCAAACAGTGGGAACAAAGGTTATATAAGGAGCACTTTTAcacgaatggaaaaatgaattatctAGAAGGAAACACCACCCCGTGTTGTAGCAACCCTCCAAGGGATGCAGGTAATGCCATCCCAAATGAGCTCACCAATAATATTCACCAGACTAACCTCTTGGCAGACTACAACTCGTACAGCAAATGCACCAACGAAATGGTTAACAAAAATCAATGCTCACTCAACGTAGAAAATAAGAGCGGTGCCTATCTTAAGACGTcacttcattttaaaaaggaccTTTCAAACACGACGTGTATGCAAGTGGCTAATGGGGAAAACGACCATGGGAACAGTGACCACAACCCCTATTACATGAGCATGCTTCCGATGAGTAACCAAAATGGGGTGGACTTCTTCAGCCCGGGCAAGCACTACGCGAAGAGTGGCAGCCTGCACACCACTTCGAACACGCTTATGACCGTGGACACGGCGGTGGACACGACCGACTGTATGCAGGGCAGTCCGCACGGCGAGCAACGGGCCGGCCAGCGGGGCATCCAACAGGGCAACCCCCCTAACAGCCCAAGCGCAGCAGAAAACGCCACCTACTTCCCCCACTTTAACACCCCCGAACGGGTCAACCAAAACTACCAGCACAGTTACTATCACATTGCGCCAAGTGAAAAGGAGCTACCCGAGCAGCCTCCATTCTACGCTGGCTCAAACACCATGCACAATGAAGAAACCGATCAAACAAACTTCACTCCCTCCCTGTGCGAAGGtcagaaggaaaaaattctaCAAAAGAGCAATTTCGAGGCTGCCAAAAGTAGACAGAGGCAGAATAGCAGAGTGGCCCCCAACCAGCAATACATCATCGGTGGTGATGGCGAAATAAGGCACAACGACCAACGTGTCTTCCCCAACCCTGCATCTGACATGCCATCTCCCCCTGCCTCTATCATCGGTGAAGGTATAAATTGTTCAGCTCCCCCTGCCATGCATACTTCCCCCACTAACTACACTAACTGTGAATACGAGTTTAGCGTGCAAAGGAACCTCCAGTACGATCACCACAACCTGTGCGGCACACACAAACAGAGTTACCACCCCCCCTACTCTCAAAGTGATAACCCCATAAACAGTTACAATGACTACCCCTGTGATGCGTCTACCTACATGATGAATAGCAACGCGAATGACTATTCCAGTACGTTCAGCGTGGGTAGCCTCAGAAATGCAGACAATAATGTCTTAAGGGAGGACAGCTACTACGGTAGTGTGAGCCAGGGGGGGTACCTGAACATTAACGAGGCAGGGATGCACAACGCAGCGGTTGGCACCTTCACGCATATGGATGAGATGAGCCAAAGGGGTTGCGCCACGACGAATGAGATGGCTTCTAATAACTGCGTCCAAAGCATACCCCATGAGGAGGGCATCAACTTGAGGGACCTGCGAGACGATCAGGTCACCTTAGGCGACTGCCTAAATTCTGCCCacgcgaaagggggaaacgaaGTGGGAGCCGAGCAAAAGGAACGGGGTAGCGAAATGGGCAGCGCAAAAGGCAGCGAAAAAGGCAGCGAAAAGGGCAGCGAAAAGGGCAGCCAAAAGGGCAGCCAAAGAAGCAGCGAGCAAagcgaagggggaagcgaacaAAGCGAAAGAACCTTCGAGGAAAACAAATCGAGCTTCTCCATGCTGTACCTCTttggaaaagtaaaattcaACATAAGCATCATCGACATTATACACAACAAAACCAACTCGCATGACCTCCTGTGGGTCCCCAGGTGCTGCAATGGAAGCTACGGGACGTTCCTAAAAAATAACTACTTAAACGCCAGCGAAATAGACAAGCACGTGCCGGAAGAGCACATCGATATCGACTGCATAAACCTCAAGCTCATGGAAACCAGGTTCAGCAAAAACGTGGCTAGCTCAAGAACcaccaaaaggaaaaggatgATTGACATTGATAAAACGGTGCTCCACTTTTACAAAGAACACATCAGCGAGTTCttcaataataaaaataaaatcattaGACTGACCAAAAAGCTGTgcaagtataaaaaaaaacggaaataTAACAGCAGCGATAATGGGAAGGGTGCCGGGAAGGGCCCCTCCAAGGGCGCCTCCAAAGGTGCATCGAAAGGTGCGTCGAAAGGTGCGTCGAAGGGTACGTTGAAGAGCTCCGGAAAGGGTGATGAGGATATCAACGCCCACCCCTACGAAACGCGCAAATGTGTGAGCACCAAAACGGCCAGTAAAACCAAAtataaggggaaaaagaagctaAGCCGCCAGGCTTCCCTCGGCGAGGACGCCGGGGTGGATCCCAGCGTGGACGGTGAAAATGGTGCGGAGCGCAGCGAGGAAGACGACGCAATGTGTGCCAGCCTAAATGACGCCCCCAATGAGGTAGACCATTCCCACTTAAATGGCCCCCCCAATGAGGCAGACGCCTATGCGCAAAGTTACGCCCCAAACTACGCCGACGACCAGGCGCACCCGACCTACTATCACCCCCCAAGGGATGACAACAGAGACTACTACCACTGCCACACACCAAACGAACTCGGCGTGAACCAAATGCATGCCGCAAATGCAGGCGAACACAACTACCTCTTTAACGAACGTGTAAACAGAAACGCCAACAAAATGGCAATGCAGAATGAGCTGCTCCCAAACGAGCAACCCTTTAACGACCCTTTTGTTAATAACATGTTGGGCGATATGTCAACGAGAAACCTAAGtagaaataatttcttcCCAAATGTGATGTATCCCCATTTTAGCGAGCACAACGATGTTCCCTCGGCTCACCACCAGCATAATCAGCCTCACCACAATCAGCTTCAGCTTCAACATCAGCATAATCAGCTTCAACATCACCACCACCATGAGGGGGGGAGCTACCCAGACCTGCGAGAGGAAGGCCCCCCCAACGGCGGCACCCTCGGCAACCTTCCCCCAACCGGGTACTACCACCAGCCGACTACTCCATACTTCTTTAACAGCAATCCAAACGCCTTTAAAGCAAACTTTGCAAATACTGCCaataaacgaaaaggaaaaaatcagCCCAAATCTCAAATGAGCTCCTTCAACGGAAACAACGCAGACACGAAAACGGCACTGAACTTATCTCAGATACTTGAAgggaataataattttattaacatttccAACACGTTTATTAATACAAAATTTGCCAAAGAGCTTCACCAGACGAACGACCTGCTGGTCAACCAGAATAACTTCGATTTGAACGTCATGTCTGGCGGGTTAAATGCGAACCAGTTCACGCCGTAG